From Mucilaginibacter rubeus, a single genomic window includes:
- a CDS encoding cytochrome b5 domain-containing protein produces MIELPIYTKSQLALRNGQDKPQIWVAYKGDIYDVTESRLWRNGKHYEHWAGQDLTDELPDAPHTETVFEKFVKVGRLSPA; encoded by the coding sequence ATGATTGAGCTGCCGATATATACTAAATCGCAATTGGCTTTGCGTAACGGGCAGGATAAGCCTCAGATATGGGTGGCTTATAAAGGTGATATTTATGATGTTACCGAAAGTCGCTTATGGCGTAATGGAAAACATTATGAACACTGGGCAGGTCAGGATCTGACAGATGAACTTCCCGATGCTCCACATACCGAAACTGTATTTGAGAAGTTTGTAAAGGTTGGAAGACTAAGCCCTGCATAA
- a CDS encoding PfkB family carbohydrate kinase encodes MSLLVIGTVAFDAIETPFGKTDKIVGGSATFASLGASYFYDKIKIVAVVGDDFPQHEIEDLQNHNVNTEGLQIKQGEKSFFWSGRYHNDMNSRDTLVTELNVLEAFDPIIPDSYQDCEYLMLGNLSPQVQQTVINRLKNRPKLIVMDTMNFWMDIALDELLKTIQMVDVLTINDAEARQLSGEFSLVKAARKILTMGPKYLIIKKGEHGALLFHENQIFSAPALPLAEVFDPTGAGDTFAGGFIGYMAKVGTVNFNNMKNAIIFGSALASFCVEKFGSERLRNLSEEEIANRIQEFVGLAKFEL; translated from the coding sequence ATGAGTTTGTTAGTTATTGGCACTGTGGCGTTTGATGCCATTGAAACCCCTTTTGGTAAAACCGATAAAATAGTAGGTGGCTCTGCAACTTTTGCAAGTTTGGGCGCTTCTTACTTTTATGATAAAATAAAAATTGTTGCTGTTGTTGGCGATGATTTCCCTCAGCACGAAATTGAGGACCTGCAAAATCACAACGTTAATACCGAAGGCCTGCAAATAAAACAGGGCGAAAAATCATTTTTCTGGAGCGGCCGTTACCATAACGACATGAACAGCCGCGACACCCTGGTAACCGAACTTAATGTACTGGAAGCTTTTGACCCTATTATTCCGGATAGCTACCAGGATTGCGAATACCTGATGCTCGGCAACCTGTCACCACAGGTACAGCAAACGGTGATCAACCGTCTTAAAAACCGTCCTAAGCTTATTGTAATGGACACCATGAACTTTTGGATGGACATTGCCCTTGATGAGTTGTTAAAAACCATTCAAATGGTTGATGTTTTAACCATCAATGATGCCGAGGCACGCCAATTATCGGGCGAGTTTTCACTGGTTAAGGCTGCCCGTAAAATATTAACCATGGGTCCTAAATACCTCATCATTAAAAAAGGCGAGCATGGTGCATTATTGTTCCATGAAAATCAGATCTTCAGTGCCCCGGCCCTTCCATTGGCCGAAGTATTTGACCCTACAGGTGCCGGCGATACCTTTGCAGGTGGTTTTATTGGCTATATGGCCAAAGTGGGTACCGTTAACTTCAATAACATGAAAAACGCTATCATTTTCGGTTCGGCCTTAGCATCATTCTGCGTTGAAAAGTTTGGATCTGAGAGGTTAAGAAACCTGAGCGAAGAGGAAATTGCCAATCGCATCCAGGAGTTTGTTGGCCTTGCTAAATTTGAATTGTAA